One Natranaerovirga hydrolytica genomic region harbors:
- a CDS encoding DIP1984 family protein, with the protein MKLAEALMYRSDYQVKIEKLKNRIVNNVQIQEGEELLEDPKTLLKELNFLTSELEEIIQKINRTNSQTPFDENMTISDALAKRDIMMLKRRALEDVFACASIRQTRISRSEIKFMTTIDVLELQKEIDQLSKAFRKIDTKIQELNWKTELL; encoded by the coding sequence ATGAAATTAGCAGAGGCATTGATGTATCGATCAGATTATCAAGTGAAAATTGAAAAGCTAAAGAATAGAATCGTTAATAATGTACAGATTCAAGAGGGAGAAGAGTTACTAGAAGACCCCAAAACACTTCTTAAAGAACTCAATTTCTTAACAAGTGAACTAGAAGAAATCATACAAAAAATTAACAGGACCAATAGCCAAACACCATTTGATGAGAACATGACCATTTCGGATGCATTGGCTAAAAGAGATATTATGATGTTGAAACGTAGAGCGTTGGAAGATGTATTTGCTTGTGCGTCAATCAGACAAACACGTATCAGCAGAAGTGAAATAAAATTTATGACGACCATAGATGTATTAGAGTTACAAAAAGAAATTGATCAATTATCTAAAGCATTTAGAAAAATCGATACGAAAATACAAGAACTCAATTGGAAAACTGAGTTACTATAA
- a CDS encoding S8 family peptidase gives MKSNRRIKTTQLETVDCKEVTLSNEFADYIADYNGDLVGITQDENIICYEMIDEKYVVVHMERLVENIEPEILEPPSLFGPYGTSSVDAAGILLLHTQPYLRLRGSGVLIGFLDSGIDYTHPAFVYEDNTTKILSIWDQTIQEGIPPINFIYGSEYTQFDINLALQSENPYDVVPSIDETGHGTFNAGVAAGRYVEAEGFVGAAPDAEIIMVKLKPAKEYLRNKYLLNTDAVAYQENDIMLGIKYLMQQASIYGMPLVICMTLGTNQGSHDGTSMLEEYLERVSRRMGYVVVIAAGNETDLGHHYLGMYPEGALFQDVEVNVSENERGFGIQVWAQRPDVYSVGILSPIGNVVPRIAPSVRLKEEFSFVLERTRIYIEYELIEDKSGDQSVIIRFQNPTPGIWTIRVYGDIVVTGEYNIWLDREGWILPGTRFLSPNISTTITVPSTANTPITVGAYNHLDNSIYIGSGRGPTRDERLKPEIVAPGVNVIGPLPDNRYGAMTGTSIAASHVAGASALILQGAIIEGVLRTMSTRTVKHMLSRGAIRRPPIIYPNYEWGFGELNLINSFEMLRGRLD, from the coding sequence ATGAAAAGTAATCGCAGAATTAAAACAACACAATTAGAAACAGTCGATTGCAAAGAAGTAACACTATCCAATGAATTTGCTGATTATATTGCTGACTATAATGGCGACTTAGTTGGTATAACACAAGATGAAAACATCATCTGTTATGAGATGATTGATGAAAAATATGTTGTTGTACATATGGAGAGATTGGTTGAGAATATTGAACCTGAGATTTTAGAACCGCCTAGTTTGTTTGGACCATACGGAACAAGTAGTGTGGACGCAGCAGGTATTTTATTGCTTCATACACAACCTTACCTTAGATTAAGAGGCTCTGGTGTACTAATTGGATTTTTAGATTCAGGAATAGACTATACCCATCCAGCTTTTGTATATGAAGATAATACAACAAAAATATTATCCATATGGGACCAAACCATTCAAGAAGGCATACCCCCCATTAATTTTATTTATGGGTCAGAATATACTCAGTTTGATATTAATTTGGCTTTACAAAGTGAAAACCCATATGACGTAGTGCCTTCCATTGATGAAACAGGTCATGGAACCTTTAATGCTGGTGTAGCTGCAGGGCGTTATGTTGAAGCAGAAGGATTTGTAGGAGCTGCACCAGATGCTGAAATTATTATGGTGAAGTTAAAACCGGCTAAGGAATACCTAAGAAATAAATATTTACTGAATACAGATGCAGTAGCCTATCAAGAAAATGATATTATGTTAGGAATAAAATACTTAATGCAACAAGCTTCAATATACGGCATGCCATTAGTTATTTGTATGACTTTAGGTACGAATCAAGGCTCACACGATGGCACCTCAATGTTAGAGGAATATCTGGAAAGAGTATCTAGGAGAATGGGTTACGTTGTTGTCATTGCGGCAGGAAATGAGACTGACTTGGGACATCATTATCTAGGAATGTATCCAGAAGGTGCACTTTTTCAAGATGTTGAGGTCAATGTATCTGAAAATGAAAGAGGATTTGGCATTCAAGTTTGGGCACAAAGACCAGACGTGTATTCTGTTGGTATTTTATCACCCATTGGTAATGTTGTTCCACGGATCGCTCCAAGTGTTCGGTTAAAAGAAGAGTTCAGTTTTGTGTTAGAAAGGACAAGAATTTATATTGAGTATGAACTTATTGAAGACAAATCAGGAGATCAATCCGTTATAATAAGATTTCAAAACCCTACGCCAGGCATATGGACCATTAGAGTGTATGGGGATATAGTCGTTACAGGAGAGTACAATATTTGGTTAGATAGAGAAGGGTGGATTCTGCCTGGAACTCGATTTTTATCTCCCAATATTAGTACCACAATAACCGTTCCAAGCACAGCCAATACACCCATAACGGTAGGTGCTTATAATCATTTAGATAATAGTATCTATATAGGCTCAGGAAGAGGTCCAACTAGAGATGAAAGGTTAAAGCCTGAAATAGTAGCGCCAGGTGTTAACGTCATAGGACCCTTGCCTGATAATCGATATGGTGCTATGACAGGAACCAGTATTGCTGCATCACATGTAGCCGGTGCTTCAGCACTTATACTTCAAGGGGCTATCATTGAAGGGGTTCTTAGAACCATGAGTACAAGAACTGTAAAGCATATGCTTAGTAGAGGTGCCATTAGACGACCGCCAATTATTTATCCCAATTATGAATGGGGATTTGGAGAGTTGAATTTGATTAATTCTTTTGAAATGTTGAGGGGAAGATTAGATTAA
- a CDS encoding glycosyl hydrolase family 18 protein, with amino-acid sequence MQIYTVKQGDTLFDIAIDYDVNEDLLIDANRIENPENLVVGQTLVIPLWGSYYFVEPGDTLEIISGKTGVSIEQLRYLNQLTDLDSLEIGTRIYLPQEPRVVMDVTGYVDLDFTGEQTIPEIEKASEQLTFINIFTYKLNPNGTLSPLIDKEVVETAYGNIISPIMVITNFVDGQFSQELANIILSNEILQNTILQETLSIMDGKGYVGIEFNLEYLDAQSCEAYIEFLKKAVDLFKPLGYTVSIAIIPDYFKQLENLQYQCDDYETFGQIVDYINFMTYDLDLLGGPPRPVAPLDEVRKVMEYVTSIVPNNKIKMGIPLYGYHWELTDDPSNQARLISPQRAIEKAQQYGAEIKYAKEYESPFFAYTDEKDITHIVWFEDARSVQAKFDLAKELGLKGLNYWVIGVDFPQNWLLMEDNFIIRKPV; translated from the coding sequence ATGCAGATCTATACTGTAAAACAAGGTGATACACTTTTTGATATTGCTATAGATTATGATGTTAATGAAGACTTATTAATAGATGCCAATAGAATTGAAAATCCAGAAAATCTGGTTGTAGGTCAAACACTGGTTATTCCGCTATGGGGTTCTTATTATTTTGTAGAACCAGGAGATACTCTAGAAATCATTAGTGGAAAAACAGGGGTTTCAATAGAGCAATTAAGGTATTTGAATCAATTAACAGATTTAGATTCATTAGAGATTGGCACTAGAATATACTTACCACAGGAACCAAGAGTAGTAATGGATGTAACAGGTTATGTGGATTTAGACTTTACAGGTGAACAAACCATTCCTGAAATAGAAAAAGCATCAGAACAATTGACTTTTATCAATATATTTACTTATAAGTTAAACCCTAATGGTACATTAAGCCCATTAATAGATAAAGAAGTTGTTGAAACAGCCTATGGCAATATTATCTCCCCAATTATGGTTATTACCAATTTCGTTGACGGTCAATTCAGTCAAGAATTAGCAAATATAATATTATCCAATGAAATATTACAGAACACTATTTTACAAGAGACTCTATCCATTATGGATGGAAAAGGATATGTTGGTATTGAGTTTAATTTGGAATATCTAGATGCCCAAAGTTGTGAGGCTTATATAGAATTTTTAAAAAAAGCAGTAGATCTTTTTAAGCCATTAGGCTATACTGTTTCAATTGCCATAATACCAGATTACTTCAAACAGCTAGAAAACCTCCAATACCAATGTGATGATTATGAAACATTTGGACAGATTGTAGATTATATTAATTTTATGACCTATGATTTGGATCTCTTAGGCGGACCACCAAGACCTGTTGCACCTTTGGATGAAGTAAGAAAGGTTATGGAATACGTAACCTCTATTGTTCCCAATAATAAAATTAAAATGGGTATCCCTTTGTATGGTTATCATTGGGAACTAACGGATGACCCCAGTAATCAAGCTAGATTAATAAGTCCACAAAGGGCCATAGAAAAAGCACAACAATATGGTGCAGAAATAAAATATGCAAAAGAATATGAATCCCCTTTTTTTGCTTATACGGATGAGAAAGATATAACTCATATTGTTTGGTTTGAAGACGCAAGAAGTGTTCAGGCAAAATTTGACTTGGCAAAAGAATTGGGATTAAAAGGATTAAATTATTGGGTAATTGGTGTAGACTTTCCGCAAAATTGGTTATTGATGGAAGATAACTTTATCATTAGAAAACCAGTGTAG
- a CDS encoding S8 family peptidase — MDEKKVFANELIPIDCRAAIVSENFADLIVDYEGSITEALIRYDALCYQIIDERFAVLQTPLSTAIAQGFSENIRIMPRLLGPYGLFSVDQSGILALHTHPYIPLRGNGVIIGFVDSGIEYTNSAFIYDDHTTKIMSIWDQTIQEGTTPENFQYGTEYTRNDINAALNSENPYEIVPSIDETGHGTFLAGTAAGRNLEEERFVGAAPDSEIIMVKLKPAKQYLRDFYLIQEDAIVYQDNDIIMGIKYLVQKAEIANRPLVICLGLGTNQGGHDGTSLLEEYVRGVGEKIGKVVIVPAGNEANLRHHISGFYPAAEPYQDIELIVEENERGFIVWIWGQVPDIYSIAILSPTGEFVSRIPPIERWRRIDLWLEKTQLEVKYIFLEPRTGSQLILIRFVEPTQGLWTLRIIGEVVIIGEYSVYIDRKGWILPTTVFLNASIYSTVTVPGTARSPITVGAYNQVDNSLYVGSGRGPTRSGVLKPELVAPGVNVIGPIPGNHLGVMTGTSVAASYVAGAAALLLEWGIVLGNNPRMSTRAVKQSLVRGADRRLEYDYPDDRWGYGKLNLFRSFEILRGRGV, encoded by the coding sequence TTGGATGAGAAAAAAGTATTTGCAAATGAATTGATTCCAATAGATTGTAGAGCGGCTATCGTATCTGAAAATTTTGCAGATTTAATCGTTGATTATGAAGGTAGTATTACAGAAGCATTGATTCGGTATGATGCCTTGTGTTATCAAATAATAGATGAAAGATTTGCAGTGTTGCAGACACCCCTATCGACTGCTATTGCACAAGGCTTTAGTGAAAACATTAGGATTATGCCTCGATTGCTTGGGCCCTATGGTCTATTTAGTGTAGATCAATCCGGTATATTAGCCTTACATACCCATCCTTATATCCCCTTAAGAGGTAATGGGGTTATTATTGGTTTTGTTGATTCAGGAATAGAGTATACAAACTCAGCTTTTATATACGATGATCATACCACAAAAATTATGTCAATTTGGGATCAAACCATTCAAGAAGGTACAACACCAGAAAATTTTCAATATGGAACAGAATACACCCGTAATGATATAAATGCTGCTTTAAATAGCGAAAATCCCTATGAGATCGTTCCTTCCATTGATGAAACAGGGCATGGTACATTTTTAGCAGGTACTGCTGCAGGGCGTAATCTTGAAGAAGAAAGGTTTGTTGGCGCAGCGCCAGATTCAGAAATTATAATGGTGAAATTAAAACCAGCAAAACAGTACTTAAGAGATTTTTATTTGATTCAAGAGGATGCAATTGTTTATCAAGATAATGATATCATAATGGGCATAAAATACCTTGTACAAAAGGCAGAGATTGCTAATCGACCGTTGGTCATATGTCTGGGACTTGGTACCAATCAAGGGGGGCATGACGGGACTTCTTTGCTGGAAGAGTATGTTAGAGGTGTAGGGGAAAAAATAGGTAAGGTAGTAATCGTACCAGCAGGAAACGAAGCAAATCTACGTCATCACATCAGTGGTTTTTATCCTGCTGCTGAACCCTATCAAGATATAGAGTTAATTGTAGAAGAAAATGAGAGAGGTTTTATTGTTTGGATATGGGGACAGGTGCCAGACATTTACTCCATTGCTATTTTATCACCAACAGGTGAGTTTGTTTCTAGAATACCGCCTATTGAAAGATGGAGAAGAATTGATTTATGGCTAGAAAAAACTCAGTTAGAGGTAAAATATATATTTTTAGAGCCTAGAACAGGAAGCCAATTGATTTTGATTCGTTTTGTTGAACCCACTCAAGGGTTGTGGACTTTAAGAATAATTGGTGAAGTGGTTATCATAGGAGAGTACAGTGTTTATATCGATAGAAAGGGGTGGATATTACCAACGACAGTTTTTTTAAACGCATCCATTTATTCTACTGTAACGGTACCGGGAACAGCTAGAAGCCCTATTACTGTAGGGGCGTATAATCAAGTAGATAACAGTTTGTATGTTGGTTCTGGCAGAGGGCCTACAAGATCAGGTGTTTTAAAACCTGAATTGGTTGCTCCAGGCGTAAATGTCATCGGTCCAATACCTGGTAATCACTTAGGTGTTATGACAGGAACAAGTGTTGCTGCATCTTATGTTGCAGGAGCAGCGGCATTATTATTAGAATGGGGAATTGTATTAGGTAATAATCCACGGATGAGTACAAGAGCAGTTAAGCAAAGTCTAGTAAGAGGGGCAGATAGAAGACTGGAATATGACTATCCAGATGATCGATGGGGGTATGGCAAATTGAATTTATTCAGATCATTTGAAATACTTAGAGGTAGAGGTGTTTAA